The Polyangiaceae bacterium genome window below encodes:
- a CDS encoding SMI1/KNR4 family protein, which translates to MLEVMEDPFGTITIDAITQFESRRNLSLPDEYKRFLLTSNGGRPVPDAFDVPGWAHENSGMQAFFGVQTGNSYDLERELDVYDDRIPRDLLPIGCDSFGNIICLGIEGKRRGKIYFWDHEDELDENGLHRQDYSNVFLVANSFGEFLDKLTTFDD; encoded by the coding sequence GTGCTAGAGGTAATGGAAGATCCGTTTGGCACTATCACCATCGACGCCATTACTCAATTCGAGTCGCGTCGCAATCTCTCACTGCCGGACGAGTACAAGCGATTCCTGCTAACATCCAATGGAGGTAGACCTGTACCCGATGCCTTCGATGTGCCCGGCTGGGCACATGAAAATAGCGGCATGCAGGCTTTTTTTGGAGTCCAGACGGGAAACAGCTATGACTTGGAACGCGAGTTGGACGTGTACGATGACCGGATACCGCGTGATCTTCTTCCGATTGGATGTGACTCGTTCGGCAACATCATCTGCCTCGGCATCGAAGGCAAACGCCGCGGCAAGATCTACTTCTGGGACCACGAGGACGAGCTCGACGAGAATGGGCTGCACCGGCAGGACTACAGCAACGTGTTCCTCGTCGCAAACAGCTTTGGGGAATTCCTGGACAAGCTCACAACGTTCGACGATTGA
- a CDS encoding SMI1/KNR4 family protein — MIQIKETNPPLVQKRLVALEARMGATIPEPYRAFLMTHNGGRPKPDLVDIDDAPFEGADIQVFFGIGTTHETSEISWRLEAYRGCLENKLLPIACDSYGNIFTIPLTGEQRGSVYYFRWWHLGRPVDPPEPWLVAPDFQSFLDKIRDWTPEELAEFDNIEPQAYRAVDMTKTGRKLTDADITRIEETIGLHLPEPYRTYLTMFNGGFPNPNVVDIDGAPFTGTVLYELFSFDTADGVCDMLWYWESVADCKEKKWFPIGRDAGDDSEVPDNYFMLDLTAERYGQVYYFDAQEDPPHPYFVAKDFDALIDKLRYLTPEELGEPEPIEVSIRRDPPSDESSESALRRFSGSRPSDEAHANAAAGHDATPRGYVWHRHQDGETLQLVPKDVHKQTGDPQGYSIRWRPS, encoded by the coding sequence ATGATCCAGATCAAAGAGACCAATCCCCCGCTGGTACAGAAACGGCTCGTAGCATTGGAAGCGAGGATGGGAGCAACCATCCCTGAACCGTACCGAGCTTTTCTGATGACTCACAACGGAGGCCGTCCGAAGCCGGACCTCGTCGATATTGACGATGCTCCCTTCGAAGGTGCCGACATCCAAGTGTTCTTCGGCATCGGCACGACCCACGAGACCTCCGAGATCTCCTGGAGACTCGAAGCATACAGGGGGTGCCTGGAAAACAAGTTGTTGCCCATTGCTTGTGACTCATACGGCAACATCTTCACCATTCCCTTGACGGGTGAACAACGCGGCTCCGTGTATTACTTCAGATGGTGGCATCTTGGCCGCCCGGTGGATCCGCCCGAGCCATGGCTCGTCGCTCCGGACTTCCAGTCATTCCTCGACAAAATTCGCGACTGGACCCCCGAGGAACTTGCGGAATTCGATAACATCGAACCCCAAGCATACCGTGCTGTCGACATGACCAAAACAGGTCGCAAGCTCACCGACGCCGACATCACCCGTATCGAAGAAACCATTGGTTTGCATCTGCCTGAACCCTATCGGACGTATCTCACGATGTTCAACGGCGGTTTTCCCAATCCCAACGTCGTCGACATCGATGGCGCGCCCTTTACTGGCACGGTTCTCTACGAGCTATTCAGCTTCGACACGGCGGACGGCGTGTGCGACATGCTTTGGTACTGGGAATCCGTCGCAGATTGCAAGGAGAAAAAATGGTTTCCGATCGGCCGCGATGCGGGTGACGACTCGGAAGTACCCGACAACTACTTCATGCTCGATTTGACCGCCGAACGATACGGCCAAGTGTATTACTTCGACGCCCAGGAAGACCCTCCGCACCCGTATTTCGTGGCCAAAGATTTCGATGCGCTCATCGACAAATTACGGTATCTGACCCCCGAGGAGCTCGGCGAGCCTGAGCCCATCGAGGTTTCCATACGCCGTGATCCGCCGTCCGACGAATCCAGCGAATCTGCACTCCGGCGCTTCAGTGGAAGCCGCCCATCGGACGAAGCGCATGCCAATGCTGCCGCCGGCCATGATGCGACTCCGCGAGGGTATGTGTGGCATCGCCACCAAGACGGAGAAACATTGCAGCTCGTGCCTAAAGACGTACACAAGCAAACTGGCGATCCACAAGGGTATTCCATTCGCTGGAGGCCATCGTGA
- a CDS encoding SMI1/KNR4 family protein yields the protein MIQIIEEGEKLQISDLEALEATIGKRLPEAYRQFLLAHNGGRPVPAIIDIDDSPENATVVHVLLGVTGPFESETLGWSWGAFQCRIPERLLPIADDPFGNLFCLSLACDDEGQVLFLDRYEEPSMGPHFVAKDFNAFLAKLRPMNETERALSPTPSCNPNESI from the coding sequence GTGATTCAAATTATCGAGGAGGGGGAAAAACTACAAATATCCGATCTCGAGGCCCTCGAGGCAACGATCGGCAAACGATTACCGGAAGCATATCGCCAATTCTTGCTCGCGCACAACGGTGGACGTCCAGTCCCGGCAATCATCGACATCGACGATTCTCCAGAAAACGCAACCGTCGTTCATGTGCTTCTCGGCGTGACAGGGCCATTCGAATCGGAAACCCTTGGCTGGTCCTGGGGAGCATTCCAATGTCGAATTCCCGAACGACTTCTGCCAATCGCCGACGATCCATTCGGCAACTTGTTTTGCTTGTCGCTGGCCTGTGATGACGAAGGGCAGGTATTGTTTCTGGATAGGTACGAAGAACCTTCAATGGGTCCGCATTTCGTCGCAAAGGATTTCAATGCATTCCTCGCCAAGCTCAGACCGATGAACGAGACCGAAAGAGCATTGAGCCCCACGCCTTCATGCAACCCCAACGAAAGCATATGA
- a CDS encoding chloride channel protein codes for MNDDNAAPTENKPAATQTPLPTASRTPLPTRRNQSLISALFVDASPIDLRLVGRTIFHAMLVGVGAGLVAVAFYACLERVDRFVLGHLAGYRALRAAGESFFGAEEVGTFRPLLLVFLPAIGGLLAGLVMRLAPECRGGGGDAMIDAFHHRGGELRRRVIWVKSIASILTLGTGGAGGREGPTMQIGAAFGSFVAQTLNVSRREKRILMIAGVAAGMSAIFRTPLGAALLAVEVLYRDDFESDALVPALLASVISYSVFVSVFGEATLFTHAPHFPFVPAHLPLYAMLALFCTLVAIAFLKALRSVRRLTARLPVPEWARPGVGGLALGVIVVGLLLFLGSRNVTPWGQGIGVLGGGYGAAQIAISGASWFPDGWHGVQLLVVLCAIKVVAASLTIGTGGSAGDFAPSLAIGGLVGGAFGRIAELLTGDPRIDPGAFALVGMGTFYGGIAHVPVSSLVMVCELAGSYDLLVPLMLAEGIAFVALRDHSLYGAQLPSQRQSPAHTTGTLDVLRTIKVVDVMIPGRSYVSFKLQTPVPEVLRLAAETNWQDVFPVLDDSGKMMGVITGDVVRLLATERDLESLAVAMDAMQPPVSVRLDDHLRAATEVLLSQNVREVPVVDDLGTIVGFLDESEVSRAYIEVTGRQAAA; via the coding sequence ATGAATGACGACAACGCTGCGCCCACGGAAAACAAGCCCGCCGCAACGCAGACACCCCTGCCGACCGCTTCGCGAACACCGCTGCCGACACGACGCAATCAGAGCTTGATCTCTGCGCTCTTCGTCGATGCCTCGCCCATCGATCTGCGCCTCGTCGGTCGCACCATCTTTCATGCGATGCTGGTGGGCGTCGGCGCAGGTCTCGTCGCCGTTGCATTTTATGCGTGTCTCGAAAGGGTCGATCGATTCGTGCTCGGACACTTGGCCGGGTATCGAGCGTTACGTGCGGCTGGAGAATCTTTTTTTGGCGCGGAGGAAGTGGGCACGTTCCGTCCGCTCTTGCTCGTGTTTTTACCCGCCATCGGCGGCCTTTTGGCGGGCCTCGTGATGCGCCTTGCGCCGGAATGCCGCGGTGGCGGAGGCGATGCCATGATCGACGCGTTCCATCATCGCGGCGGTGAGCTTCGGCGCCGCGTGATTTGGGTCAAGTCGATTGCATCCATCTTGACGCTCGGGACGGGCGGAGCGGGCGGGCGCGAAGGTCCCACGATGCAAATTGGCGCCGCATTTGGCTCCTTCGTCGCGCAAACCCTGAATGTATCGCGCCGGGAAAAACGTATTCTCATGATTGCCGGTGTCGCGGCTGGCATGAGCGCCATCTTTCGCACGCCGCTCGGCGCTGCCCTGCTCGCCGTCGAAGTCCTTTATCGAGACGACTTCGAATCCGACGCGCTCGTCCCCGCCCTCCTCGCAAGCGTCATTTCGTATTCGGTTTTCGTGTCGGTATTCGGTGAAGCTACTCTCTTTACGCATGCGCCACATTTTCCGTTTGTCCCGGCGCATTTGCCGCTGTATGCAATGCTCGCGCTTTTCTGCACGCTCGTGGCCATCGCTTTTCTCAAGGCGTTGCGAAGCGTGCGCCGTCTCACCGCGCGGCTACCGGTCCCCGAATGGGCTCGTCCCGGGGTTGGAGGCTTGGCGCTCGGCGTGATCGTCGTCGGCCTCTTGCTCTTTCTAGGCAGCCGCAACGTGACGCCTTGGGGCCAAGGCATTGGCGTGCTCGGGGGCGGTTATGGTGCCGCGCAAATTGCGATATCGGGAGCTTCGTGGTTTCCCGACGGATGGCATGGAGTCCAATTGCTCGTGGTGCTTTGCGCCATCAAAGTCGTCGCGGCATCGCTTACCATTGGCACGGGCGGCAGCGCCGGGGACTTCGCGCCATCGCTCGCGATCGGGGGCCTCGTCGGCGGCGCATTCGGAAGGATTGCGGAGCTCTTGACGGGCGATCCGCGCATTGATCCCGGGGCGTTTGCCCTCGTCGGCATGGGCACCTTTTATGGTGGCATTGCACATGTACCCGTGAGCTCCCTCGTCATGGTTTGCGAGCTTGCGGGCAGCTACGATCTTTTGGTTCCCCTGATGCTCGCCGAGGGCATTGCCTTCGTCGCGCTTCGCGATCATTCGCTTTATGGGGCACAGCTCCCGAGCCAGCGCCAATCTCCCGCCCATACGACGGGCACGCTCGACGTGCTGCGCACCATCAAAGTGGTCGATGTCATGATCCCTGGGCGGTCCTACGTCAGTTTCAAACTCCAAACCCCCGTGCCGGAGGTGCTCCGACTCGCGGCCGAGACAAACTGGCAGGACGTTTTTCCGGTGCTCGACGACAGCGGGAAAATGATGGGCGTCATCACGGGCGACGTCGTGCGACTGCTTGCGACGGAGCGGGATCTGGAATCGCTCGCGGTCGCCATGGACGCCATGCAGCCGCCGGTCTCCGTGCGGCTCGACGATCATTTGCGCGCGGCGACGGAGGTATTGCTTTCGCAAAACGTCCGCGAAGTGCCCGTGGTCGATGATTTGGGCACGATCGTGGGCTTTTTGGATGAATCGGAGGTAAGTCGAGCGTACATCGAAGTCACGGGGCGCCAAGCGGCCGCGTGA
- a CDS encoding HNH endonuclease: MPAELRATLAAILAQSCSERAHPDPRYAGQTNRDPLQQLETKLLIAALSWAGEQLAEPQVIPPQPREILPLPKLVVQKPVAQDDALSLEDPRVQFGGGLVSGGAIGAVPLGSPGAEVAIQLRLLPQGTYWAQVGRACGEIVVGTGQIAIGCAGMGAGAGMSSTGGGAIVGVPIAAGSFAIATNGCATLANGVRNAGQLLSEGAPPEAPPAPSQVKLLEPKAKPATQPPPPAKPPAQTAAKPAQTAPTAQPVTKTTTKDSSGRTIATTTTSPSGTRTTTRVRQTPPGAQAKPLATPPAKGQFTPRNAALAGKRHPKTGVPFDMDGYPDFRAAGLVKKEVKIKNMKGTKADNTEANRMAKYAETPEGFVWHHHQDCTTMQLVPEWIHRATGHTGGGAIVRHLGTP, translated from the coding sequence ATGCCTGCCGAGCTGCGAGCAACGCTTGCAGCGATCTTGGCGCAGTCGTGTTCAGAGCGAGCGCACCCCGATCCACGGTATGCGGGGCAAACGAATCGGGATCCACTGCAGCAACTTGAAACAAAATTGCTCATTGCTGCTCTGAGCTGGGCGGGTGAGCAATTGGCGGAGCCGCAGGTGATTCCGCCGCAGCCGCGCGAGATATTGCCATTGCCGAAGCTCGTGGTGCAAAAGCCGGTCGCTCAGGACGACGCGTTGTCATTGGAAGATCCTCGCGTGCAATTTGGCGGAGGATTGGTTTCGGGTGGTGCGATTGGCGCCGTGCCACTCGGTTCGCCAGGTGCCGAGGTCGCAATCCAATTGCGGCTGCTTCCACAGGGCACGTATTGGGCGCAGGTGGGGCGGGCGTGTGGAGAGATTGTCGTTGGCACCGGTCAAATTGCCATTGGTTGCGCGGGCATGGGCGCTGGTGCCGGGATGAGCAGCACGGGTGGTGGGGCCATTGTGGGCGTGCCCATCGCGGCGGGGTCGTTTGCCATTGCCACCAATGGCTGCGCGACGCTCGCAAATGGCGTGCGCAATGCCGGGCAATTGCTGAGTGAAGGCGCTCCACCGGAAGCTCCGCCGGCGCCGTCGCAGGTCAAGCTGCTGGAGCCCAAGGCGAAACCGGCCACGCAACCGCCGCCGCCAGCCAAGCCGCCAGCGCAAACAGCGGCGAAACCGGCGCAAACAGCGCCCACTGCGCAACCGGTGACGAAGACGACCACCAAGGATTCGTCCGGACGAACGATCGCAACGACCACGACGAGCCCGTCGGGCACGAGGACGACGACGCGGGTGAGACAAACACCCCCTGGTGCACAGGCAAAACCGCTTGCAACGCCACCAGCGAAGGGGCAGTTTACGCCGCGCAACGCAGCCCTTGCGGGCAAACGGCATCCCAAAACGGGAGTACCGTTCGACATGGATGGGTACCCAGATTTTCGGGCGGCAGGCCTGGTCAAGAAGGAAGTCAAGATAAAAAACATGAAAGGGACAAAAGCAGACAACACAGAGGCAAATAGAATGGCCAAGTATGCGGAAACGCCTGAAGGTTTCGTCTGGCACCATCATCAGGATTGCACAACGATGCAGCTCGTACCTGAATGGATCCACAGAGCGACGGGCCACACGGGCGGCGGTGCGATCGTCAGACACCTGGGAACACCATGA